One part of the Cyclobacteriaceae bacterium genome encodes these proteins:
- a CDS encoding ATP-binding protein encodes MVLKSELEIAYRLQQDFIKPVKSFIRRDYPAPARSNHVEVISGIRRCGKSTLMDQIKQGYGDAAGYFNFEDPRVHDFGVSDFQKLDEVIGTETKAYFFDEIQNVPSWEIYVRQLHDRGKKVFITGSNASLLSKELGTRLTGRHLRHELFPFSYPEYLQYTRSKNSTLAFEDYLQHGGFPEYLRDRNEEMLQMLLKDIVARDIAIRYGIKNTRTLMDITLYLLSNVGKEFTFNSLRKSFQVGSANTVSDYLSWLEDTYLLFFLTRFSWSAKSRAVNPRKVYAIDTGMINANSLSFSKDKGRLLENIVYLHLRKRNYELSYFREQTECDFVVFEKGKCKTVMQVCQQLHNENQDRETGGLLEAMDFFGLKSGLIITQGQADALRVDRKTIELKPAHQFLMEDNF; translated from the coding sequence GTGGTATTAAAATCAGAATTGGAAATTGCTTACCGGTTGCAGCAGGATTTCATAAAACCGGTGAAATCGTTTATCAGACGCGACTATCCTGCCCCGGCCAGGAGCAATCACGTGGAGGTAATCTCGGGCATACGGAGGTGCGGCAAAAGTACACTGATGGACCAGATCAAACAGGGTTATGGAGACGCTGCAGGCTATTTCAATTTTGAAGACCCGCGCGTGCACGACTTCGGAGTATCTGATTTTCAAAAACTGGATGAGGTGATCGGCACAGAAACGAAAGCTTATTTCTTCGATGAAATCCAAAACGTTCCCTCCTGGGAAATTTATGTTCGCCAGCTGCACGATCGGGGCAAAAAGGTTTTTATCACCGGCTCGAATGCATCGTTGCTCAGCAAGGAGTTGGGAACGCGATTAACCGGCCGGCACCTCAGGCATGAATTGTTTCCGTTTTCCTACCCGGAGTATCTGCAATACACCAGGTCAAAAAATTCAACTCTTGCTTTTGAAGATTACCTACAACATGGTGGCTTTCCCGAATATCTCCGCGACCGAAATGAAGAAATGCTGCAGATGCTGCTGAAAGACATTGTGGCAAGAGATATCGCCATCCGGTACGGAATAAAAAACACGAGAACGCTGATGGATATCACGTTGTATTTGCTTTCGAACGTGGGCAAAGAATTCACCTTCAATAGTTTGCGCAAATCGTTCCAGGTAGGATCGGCCAACACCGTTTCAGATTATCTTTCATGGCTGGAGGACACCTATCTGCTATTTTTTCTCACCCGGTTTAGCTGGTCGGCCAAAAGCCGTGCAGTTAACCCACGGAAAGTTTATGCTATTGACACCGGCATGATCAATGCCAACAGTTTAAGCTTCAGCAAAGACAAAGGTCGTTTGCTGGAAAACATAGTGTACCTGCATCTCCGTAAAAGGAATTATGAACTGTCCTATTTCCGCGAACAAACGGAGTGTGACTTTGTGGTATTCGAAAAAGGAAAATGTAAAACGGTGATGCAGGTTTGCCAGCAACTGCACAACGAAAACCAGGACCGTGAAACCGGGGGCTTGCTGGAGGCAATGGATTTTTTCGGATTGAAATCCGGGCTGATTATCACCCAGGGGCAAGCCGATGCATTGCGTGTTGATAGAAAAACAATTGAATTGAAACCCGCCCACCAGTTTTTGATGGAGGATAACTTCTGA
- a CDS encoding ABC transporter permease, with translation MLLNYLKLSLRLMARSPFFTLINILGLGIGLASFIVLWDFSINELRADQYHKDYERIARIGYHWRWTDAGKNWDHSRVGFSKSDIPLRVKEDFPEVEDYVRLHTQPFFGIPAGLVPNGRKITMSRVGRIQEDRIFREEHVIYADQNLFNFFSIPLVRGNPDNVLAEAGSVVLSESQAVKYFDNTDPVGELLKLNDSITLKVTGVFKDLPHNTHLTFNTVISNTPYLEVWAKALNSPTINYVKLKEGNSFEAFEAKLNGRKGDYFAAILQVLHNTDIEVFVQPLAEIIFSANLPGDEFAFRSKSLLITFATVAVVLLAMAWINYINLWIARNKKREKELATRKVNGARGTDFAFQFLTESALINLLALLLAITLLQFARIPFHHLFNIQISELGQTETGSFVVFIMVFVLSIAITGLFPAYKTRNSHPLSLFKRTAESSGGILSSSLVIVQYASAITLILWSSLVYFELNHILDKEVGFDRDHVLVVEIPAVRNHENHLEGLISRLAANPSIDKTAYGLGAPGVDYFQLNSRRAGSLMQIGFEWNGINETYLQLFNLKLVAGRNFIQDDRSDVAILSEVAVQRLGFENSADALGTRLEVLKSEELGEWLTVEIVGVVKEYRTFPFFETSVAATDLKNDFQSKGKMFTYKNKNVEFFPLEKLFIKLNPGNIQHSIAAAEADYKVMYPGTAFTWSFLEESMNNLYANEMITRNRIMLFVVLAIVIACLGFQGMIAHKVISTTKEIGIRKILGAHSGHISRLILQPSFIQLGIAIMVGMPTAWYLGDAYIQKFSERIELQWWHFALPVVMLVVIMLGTVASVVWKAAKQNPVEALKYE, from the coding sequence ATGCTCCTCAACTACCTCAAACTCTCCCTGCGCCTGATGGCAAGAAGTCCGTTTTTCACGTTGATTAATATTCTTGGGTTGGGTATTGGCTTGGCGTCTTTTATCGTGTTGTGGGATTTTTCTATAAATGAGTTACGAGCTGATCAATATCATAAGGACTATGAGCGCATTGCCAGAATCGGGTATCACTGGAGATGGACTGATGCTGGCAAGAATTGGGACCACTCCAGGGTCGGTTTTTCTAAGTCGGATATTCCATTACGTGTAAAAGAAGACTTTCCCGAGGTGGAGGATTATGTGCGTCTTCATACACAGCCTTTCTTCGGGATTCCGGCAGGCCTGGTTCCTAACGGGAGAAAGATCACCATGTCAAGAGTTGGACGAATACAGGAGGACAGGATTTTCAGGGAAGAACACGTCATCTATGCGGATCAAAATCTTTTCAATTTCTTTTCCATTCCCCTGGTACGCGGCAATCCGGATAATGTTTTAGCTGAAGCCGGTTCGGTTGTGCTTTCTGAAAGTCAGGCGGTCAAGTACTTTGACAACACAGACCCGGTAGGTGAATTGTTAAAGCTCAACGATTCGATTACCCTTAAAGTGACCGGTGTTTTTAAGGACCTGCCGCATAACACGCACCTGACTTTTAATACGGTCATTTCGAACACGCCATACTTAGAGGTATGGGCAAAAGCCCTTAATAGTCCGACCATCAATTATGTGAAACTTAAAGAAGGAAATTCATTTGAAGCGTTTGAGGCAAAGTTAAATGGAAGAAAGGGAGATTATTTTGCTGCCATCCTGCAGGTACTGCATAATACAGACATCGAAGTGTTTGTTCAGCCGTTAGCTGAAATAATATTCAGCGCAAATCTTCCGGGCGATGAATTTGCTTTTCGGTCAAAGTCACTACTAATAACCTTTGCCACTGTGGCTGTTGTGCTGCTGGCGATGGCATGGATCAATTACATCAATTTATGGATCGCCAGAAACAAGAAGCGGGAAAAGGAGCTGGCCACCCGAAAAGTTAATGGGGCACGCGGTACGGATTTCGCTTTTCAATTTCTCACCGAATCAGCACTGATCAATTTACTTGCGTTGCTTTTGGCCATAACGCTTTTGCAGTTTGCCCGGATTCCCTTCCATCATTTATTCAATATTCAAATTAGTGAACTGGGGCAAACAGAAACTGGGTCATTTGTAGTTTTTATTATGGTGTTTGTGCTAAGCATTGCCATAACGGGTTTGTTTCCGGCATATAAGACAAGGAATAGTCATCCTCTCTCTCTTTTCAAGAGGACAGCCGAAAGTTCCGGGGGGATATTATCATCAAGCCTGGTTATTGTTCAATATGCGTCAGCTATTACGTTAATACTGTGGTCGTCATTAGTGTACTTCGAGTTGAACCATATCCTTGACAAAGAAGTCGGTTTTGATCGTGATCATGTGCTGGTAGTAGAAATTCCTGCAGTAAGAAATCATGAAAATCATCTGGAAGGGTTAATTAGCAGGCTCGCGGCCAACCCCTCGATCGATAAAACGGCATACGGCCTCGGTGCCCCCGGGGTAGATTATTTTCAATTGAATTCACGAAGAGCCGGCAGTCTGATGCAAATCGGCTTTGAATGGAATGGTATAAACGAAACGTATCTCCAGCTCTTCAATTTAAAGCTGGTGGCCGGACGAAATTTTATCCAGGATGACCGGAGTGATGTCGCTATTCTTAGTGAAGTAGCAGTTCAACGGTTGGGTTTTGAAAATTCAGCCGATGCATTAGGTACAAGATTGGAGGTTCTGAAAAGTGAAGAGTTAGGGGAATGGCTCACAGTTGAAATAGTAGGTGTAGTCAAGGAGTATCGAACCTTTCCATTTTTTGAGACCTCAGTGGCTGCTACGGACTTGAAAAATGATTTTCAATCCAAAGGAAAAATGTTCACGTATAAAAACAAGAATGTTGAATTTTTTCCACTCGAAAAACTTTTCATCAAGCTGAACCCCGGCAACATTCAGCATTCAATAGCTGCTGCAGAAGCTGATTATAAAGTAATGTATCCTGGAACAGCTTTTACCTGGTCATTTCTCGAAGAAAGCATGAATAATCTGTACGCAAATGAAATGATAACCCGCAATCGTATTATGCTTTTCGTGGTGCTTGCCATAGTGATTGCCTGTTTGGGTTTCCAGGGCATGATTGCCCACAAAGTTATATCCACGACAAAGGAAATCGGCATTCGCAAAATCCTCGGAGCCCATAGCGGGCACATTAGCAGGCTGATCCTTCAACCTTCCTTCATTCAATTGGGCATTGCGATTATGGTGGGTATGCCAACCGCATGGTACCTGGGAGACGCTTACATTCAAAAATTCTCCGAACGTATTGAACTTCAATGGTGGCACTTTGCCTTGCCTGTGGTGATGTTGGTTGTGATCATGCTGGGCACTGTGGCGTCTGTAGTTTGGAAAGCCGCGAAGCAAAATCCGGTGGAGGCACTGAAGTATGAATGA
- a CDS encoding GHKL domain-containing protein, whose protein sequence is MENESHIRKRLRLRVAIRLLGICIFGCLTGFLVFDSPYWMAGIWTSIITIGLFIETIRFVTQSELKLTAFLQALRQNDFAITFSESKDSDNYDLHRAFNQLNDIFKKLRSERESQHQLLQAIVENSSAPLICFEETTGEIFLINHAAKNLFQVPFLQKIESLGRIDAGLTRTLIEMPDGGRITEKLVVAGKTSILSIHAQHLLFENRNLKLISIHDVSSEMAAREAETWQKLLRVLTHEISNSAIPLSTLSSYIYEMVTEANAKDRRLTEEERSDMMESLRTIDQRSKSLKEFVHNFRNINQVPEPCLEKVEMLALVNESLSLYMKELQKENITLSIKIPAQQFVYADRCLTQQVLINLIKNAVEAMRNMKDEKHIELAASFVGNRYRQLHVRDTGQGISQEDLDQIFIPFFSTKKGGSGIGLSISKQIMQKQNGDISVQSIPGRGSVFTLSFTS, encoded by the coding sequence ATGGAAAATGAATCTCACATTCGTAAGCGGCTCCGGTTAAGAGTAGCCATACGACTATTGGGGATTTGCATTTTCGGATGCCTTACGGGCTTCCTTGTATTTGATTCACCCTATTGGATGGCCGGCATCTGGACGAGTATCATCACGATTGGGCTGTTCATTGAGACCATAAGGTTTGTCACGCAATCAGAACTCAAGCTCACCGCTTTCCTGCAGGCCCTCCGCCAAAACGATTTTGCCATTACCTTTTCTGAGAGCAAAGACTCTGACAATTATGATCTTCACCGCGCCTTCAACCAGTTGAATGATATTTTCAAAAAGCTCAGGTCCGAGCGTGAATCACAACATCAGTTGCTGCAGGCCATCGTTGAAAATTCCAGCGCGCCCCTGATTTGTTTTGAAGAAACAACCGGGGAAATTTTTCTGATCAACCACGCAGCCAAGAATCTGTTCCAGGTGCCATTCCTGCAAAAGATTGAATCGCTTGGCCGTATCGATGCGGGCCTTACGCGCACGCTGATCGAAATGCCTGATGGGGGAAGGATTACCGAAAAACTGGTGGTGGCCGGAAAGACATCCATACTTTCTATCCATGCGCAACACTTGTTGTTTGAGAACAGGAATCTAAAGCTGATTTCTATCCACGATGTAAGCAGCGAAATGGCTGCACGGGAAGCGGAAACCTGGCAGAAACTCCTGCGTGTGCTCACCCATGAGATATCCAATTCCGCCATTCCGCTATCAACCCTCTCTTCATACATCTATGAAATGGTGACGGAAGCAAATGCAAAGGATAGACGCCTCACCGAGGAAGAGCGAAGCGATATGATGGAAAGCCTGCGCACGATTGACCAGCGAAGCAAATCATTGAAAGAATTTGTTCACAATTTCCGCAACATCAACCAGGTGCCGGAGCCTTGTCTTGAAAAAGTTGAAATGCTTGCCCTTGTGAATGAATCCCTTTCACTCTATATGAAGGAATTACAGAAGGAGAATATTACCCTGTCTATCAAGATTCCTGCCCAGCAATTTGTGTACGCAGACAGGTGTCTTACCCAACAGGTGTTGATCAACCTGATCAAGAATGCCGTGGAAGCCATGCGCAACATGAAGGACGAAAAGCACATTGAACTGGCTGCGTCATTTGTGGGCAATCGCTACCGGCAACTTCATGTACGTGACACCGGGCAGGGAATTTCACAGGAGGACCTCGACCAGATTTTCATTCCGTTCTTCTCCACCAAGAAAGGAGGTTCAGGAATCGGGCTGAGCATCTCCAAGCAAATCATGCAGAAACAAAATGGGGATATCAGTGTGCAATCCATACCGGGCAGGGGGAGTGTGTTCACGTTGAGTTTTACATCCTGA
- a CDS encoding sigma-54-dependent Fis family transcriptional regulator, translating into MKKYPGTILIIDDDDHVVLTSRMILKQYFETIETLSSPKTLESFLKQREVDVILLDMNFSAGVTSGNEGIFWMNRIRVLSPHTQVVLQTAYGDIELAVKSIKEGAVDFLPKPWDKEKLVTTMVNAYHQTQARKENRNLKSKQQALQDHLNKNESPFIASAPTMQPVLSAIDSVAETDASVLILGEHGTGKELVARAIHQRSNRAHEPFIVVDVGALPPTLFESEMFGHEKGAFTDAKESRIGKFELAHKGTLFLDEIGNIPPELQIKLLSAIQTKSVCKVGSNTPVEIDVRIICATNAPIYDFVKNGTFRQDLFYRIKTIEINLPALRERMEDLPDLFQYYFEYYTKRYNKSLEPGLNLLSDLRKYRWPGNIRELQHAIERAVILCREPVVYASDFQLMDLIESPSREIETLNISEMEREVIRKALLKSGSNLTRAAEELGIGRTTLYRKIEEYGLSEYGK; encoded by the coding sequence ATGAAAAAATACCCGGGAACGATTCTGATTATTGATGATGACGACCATGTGGTGCTCACCTCCCGTATGATCCTGAAGCAGTATTTTGAGACCATTGAAACACTCAGTTCACCGAAAACACTGGAGTCGTTTCTGAAGCAACGTGAAGTTGATGTTATCCTGCTGGATATGAACTTCAGTGCAGGAGTCACTTCTGGCAATGAGGGCATCTTCTGGATGAATCGTATCCGGGTGCTGTCGCCCCATACGCAGGTGGTATTGCAAACCGCCTATGGCGATATTGAACTGGCGGTAAAATCGATTAAAGAAGGGGCTGTTGATTTCCTGCCAAAGCCGTGGGACAAGGAAAAGCTCGTCACCACCATGGTTAACGCGTATCACCAGACACAGGCCCGAAAAGAAAACCGGAACCTGAAATCAAAGCAACAGGCTTTACAGGATCATCTCAACAAAAATGAGAGTCCATTCATTGCTTCAGCTCCTACCATGCAGCCTGTACTTTCAGCTATTGACAGTGTTGCGGAAACCGATGCATCGGTATTGATACTTGGGGAACATGGTACCGGGAAGGAATTGGTTGCCAGGGCAATTCATCAGCGCTCAAACCGCGCGCATGAGCCATTCATCGTAGTCGATGTAGGTGCACTGCCTCCGACACTTTTTGAATCGGAGATGTTTGGTCATGAAAAGGGCGCCTTTACTGATGCCAAAGAATCCCGCATTGGAAAATTTGAACTCGCACACAAAGGCACACTGTTCCTGGATGAAATCGGAAATATTCCCCCAGAACTCCAGATCAAATTGCTTTCCGCGATCCAGACTAAGTCGGTATGCAAGGTTGGCTCCAATACCCCGGTTGAAATTGACGTTCGCATCATTTGCGCTACCAATGCACCGATTTATGATTTTGTGAAGAACGGAACCTTCCGGCAAGATCTTTTTTATCGCATCAAGACCATTGAAATCAATCTGCCTGCGCTTCGCGAACGGATGGAGGATTTGCCTGACCTGTTCCAGTACTATTTTGAATACTATACAAAGCGATACAACAAGTCACTTGAACCAGGCCTGAACCTCCTTTCAGATTTGCGCAAATACAGATGGCCCGGAAACATTCGCGAACTTCAGCATGCTATTGAGCGCGCAGTAATTTTGTGCCGCGAGCCGGTGGTGTACGCATCGGATTTTCAACTGATGGATTTAATTGAAAGCCCTTCGCGTGAGATCGAAACCCTGAATATTTCCGAAATGGAACGCGAAGTAATCCGGAAGGCATTGTTGAAATCCGGGAGTAACCTCACGCGTGCTGCGGAGGAACTGGGCATTGGCCGCACTACCCTTTACCGAAAGATTGAAGAATACGGCCTGAGCGAATATGGAAAATGA
- a CDS encoding 3'-5' exonuclease: protein MIAELRDILFLDIETVAATDNYNVLDERLKVQWSRKASFLKREEGVTDEQLFHQRAGIYAEFGKIVCIAVGKLFDTESGELGLKTKAYYGHDEKALLQDFKAMLEKLDNGVRFCAHNGKEFDYPYMSRRMLVNSIALPQPLNLAGRKSWEVNHLDTMELWKFGDYKHYTSLDLLAAIFNIPSSKNGIDGSQVNSVYYKEKDLERIKDYCVSDVVVLTQLYLRMKGLPLIADKNIIAA from the coding sequence ATGATTGCCGAACTGCGCGACATTCTATTTTTAGATATTGAAACGGTTGCCGCTACGGATAACTACAACGTACTGGACGAACGCCTGAAAGTTCAATGGTCGCGTAAAGCCTCCTTTCTGAAACGCGAAGAGGGCGTAACAGACGAACAACTGTTTCATCAGCGGGCTGGTATCTATGCCGAGTTCGGAAAAATTGTATGCATTGCCGTTGGGAAATTATTTGATACCGAATCCGGTGAGTTAGGGCTTAAAACAAAAGCCTATTACGGTCACGATGAAAAGGCACTGTTACAGGATTTTAAAGCAATGCTTGAAAAGCTCGATAACGGAGTGCGCTTTTGTGCCCATAACGGAAAGGAATTCGATTATCCATACATGAGCAGGCGCATGTTGGTAAACTCCATTGCCTTGCCTCAGCCCCTCAACCTTGCCGGACGAAAATCCTGGGAAGTAAATCACCTGGATACCATGGAGCTCTGGAAGTTTGGCGATTACAAGCACTATACTTCCCTCGATTTGCTGGCCGCTATTTTTAATATCCCTTCCAGTAAAAATGGCATTGACGGCAGCCAGGTTAACTCCGTTTATTATAAAGAAAAAGACCTGGAACGAATCAAAGACTACTGTGTTAGTGATGTAGTCGTACTTACGCAACTCTATTTAAGGATGAAGGGTTTGCCTCTTATTGCTGACAAAAACATCATCGCAGCGTAA
- a CDS encoding phosphotriesterase yields MMTFVQFTIPLLIILVSSWGNKESVLLTVTGEIPASAMGITLPHEHIVVDFIGADSVSPDRYDSDSVFIRVLPFLNELKKHQVQTFIECTPNYLGRDVRLLQRLSKETGINIITNTGYYGAAHEKYLPKHAFTESAEELAQRWIDEFNNGIEGTGIKPGFMKLSADTGPLTETQRKIMKAGALAHLKTGLSIAVHSGDGNAAKEELEIFFANGVAPEAFIWVHAQNEKNYDVFKEMASKGVWVEFDYVHTKTIEQYVEFMNYMKANNLLHRTLLSHDAGWYNVGEAGGGSFRGFTALFEILLPRLLKEGFTQNEIDQVIKINPAQAFRVGVRKR; encoded by the coding sequence ATGATGACGTTTGTGCAGTTTACCATTCCCCTCCTTATTATCCTTGTTTCTTCCTGGGGGAATAAGGAATCTGTATTATTAACCGTAACAGGTGAAATCCCAGCATCAGCAATGGGCATCACCCTTCCGCATGAACATATTGTCGTTGACTTCATCGGGGCCGATAGCGTCAGTCCAGACCGGTACGATTCTGACTCAGTTTTTATTCGGGTCTTGCCCTTTTTGAATGAACTAAAAAAACATCAGGTACAAACTTTTATTGAATGCACACCCAATTATCTTGGGCGCGATGTCAGGCTTCTCCAACGCTTATCTAAAGAAACCGGAATTAATATTATTACCAACACCGGCTACTATGGAGCAGCCCATGAAAAATATTTACCCAAACATGCCTTCACTGAAAGTGCCGAAGAGCTGGCACAGCGATGGATTGATGAGTTCAACAACGGTATCGAAGGCACTGGAATAAAACCCGGCTTCATGAAACTTAGTGCAGATACCGGCCCGCTAACAGAAACTCAACGAAAAATTATGAAGGCCGGTGCCTTGGCCCATCTAAAAACCGGGCTCAGTATTGCGGTGCATTCAGGCGATGGGAACGCAGCCAAAGAAGAACTGGAAATTTTTTTTGCTAATGGCGTGGCGCCAGAAGCATTCATATGGGTGCATGCACAGAATGAAAAAAACTATGATGTCTTTAAAGAAATGGCATCGAAAGGTGTGTGGGTGGAGTTTGATTATGTTCATACCAAAACCATTGAGCAATACGTGGAGTTTATGAACTATATGAAAGCGAATAATCTGCTTCACCGCACCTTGCTTTCGCATGATGCCGGCTGGTACAATGTAGGTGAAGCTGGCGGTGGTAGTTTTCGGGGTTTTACTGCCCTGTTTGAAATTTTATTACCACGTTTGCTGAAAGAAGGTTTTACCCAAAATGAAATTGATCAGGTAATCAAAATTAATCCGGCACAAGCCTTTCGTGTTGGTGTAAGAAAAAGGTAA
- the rnr gene encoding ribonuclease R: MSKKRKKKSPDPTSIKQQFESGILSVLNEAPGRAYSIKQIAKKLGLKKRDDIKAMTFSVYELEEAGKIKELSNGTYASAQKEKTLTGIVDHVSSRFAYVKIGEDRPDVYIKARDLGSAVDGDTVKIAILPSRHGEHPEGKVVEIIRRNRSQFVGKLELSKNFAFVVADYRKIHKDFFIAQNNINGAKSDDKVIVEILNWGDGEGNPEAKVVNILGKAGENEAEIHSIMAEFGLPFKFPPNVEKEASKIEEGITAAEIKKRRDFRSITTFTIDPEDAKDFDDALSLQLLPNGNYEVGVHIADVTHYIQPNSNLEKEAFDRATSVYLVDRTIPMLPEKLSNELCSLRPKEDKLTFAAVFELDKNANIISEWFGRTIIHSDHRFTYEGAQEVIETGKGLFAEELRTLNELALKLKKERFAKGAVNFETTEVKFKLDEKGRPLAVIQKVRKDAHKLIEEFMLLANKCVATHIYNKKKGPEKNTFVYRIHDYPDPDRVKDFANFAKQFGHRINVDEQSISRSLNKLMNEIEGKPEQNVLQQLAVRSMAKAKYSTEAKGHFGLAFNHYSHFTSPIRRYPDMMVHRLLQHYLDGGNPVSKTEYEPKCVHSSEREKRAADAERASIKYKQVEFMSLMAGDKAYDGLISGVTEWGIYVEIIETKCEGMIRMADMDDDYYEFDEKNYCIVGRRNKKIYTLGDQVRVRVKKTDVDRRLIDLVFAKQ, translated from the coding sequence ATGTCAAAAAAAAGAAAAAAAAAATCTCCCGATCCCACCTCAATCAAACAACAATTTGAATCTGGAATCTTATCCGTGCTGAACGAAGCTCCTGGCCGTGCTTATAGTATAAAGCAAATTGCCAAAAAGCTGGGCTTGAAAAAGCGCGATGATATCAAGGCCATGACCTTCTCGGTGTATGAATTGGAGGAAGCCGGAAAAATCAAAGAACTCAGCAACGGCACCTATGCCAGTGCACAAAAAGAAAAAACACTAACCGGCATTGTCGATCATGTAAGCTCACGCTTTGCCTATGTAAAAATCGGTGAAGACCGGCCCGATGTGTACATCAAAGCCCGCGATCTCGGCTCTGCGGTTGACGGTGATACCGTGAAGATAGCGATACTGCCCTCACGCCATGGTGAACATCCGGAAGGAAAGGTGGTTGAAATTATCCGCAGAAACAGGAGCCAGTTTGTAGGCAAGCTGGAACTTTCAAAAAACTTTGCCTTTGTAGTAGCCGACTACCGGAAAATTCACAAAGATTTTTTCATCGCGCAGAATAATATCAACGGTGCCAAATCAGACGACAAGGTAATCGTTGAAATACTGAACTGGGGCGATGGTGAAGGAAACCCGGAAGCCAAAGTGGTCAACATTCTGGGTAAGGCAGGTGAAAACGAAGCTGAGATTCATTCCATTATGGCCGAGTTTGGCCTGCCGTTCAAGTTTCCGCCAAACGTGGAGAAAGAAGCCAGTAAAATTGAAGAAGGGATTACCGCAGCAGAAATAAAAAAACGAAGGGATTTCCGCTCAATAACCACATTTACTATCGATCCTGAGGATGCCAAAGATTTTGATGATGCACTTTCCTTGCAACTTCTCCCTAATGGAAATTATGAAGTGGGTGTACACATCGCAGATGTAACGCACTACATTCAACCGAATTCAAACCTGGAAAAAGAAGCATTTGATCGGGCAACTTCGGTGTATCTGGTGGATCGAACCATCCCCATGTTACCGGAGAAATTGTCAAACGAACTCTGCTCCCTAAGGCCGAAAGAAGATAAGCTGACATTTGCGGCAGTTTTTGAACTGGACAAAAATGCCAACATCATCAGCGAATGGTTTGGACGAACCATCATACACTCTGATCATCGCTTCACCTATGAAGGAGCGCAGGAAGTAATTGAAACGGGAAAGGGATTATTTGCCGAAGAGTTACGAACACTTAATGAGCTTGCCTTAAAACTTAAAAAAGAAAGGTTCGCGAAAGGAGCTGTGAATTTTGAAACCACCGAGGTGAAATTTAAACTGGATGAAAAGGGCAGACCTTTGGCTGTTATTCAGAAAGTGCGGAAGGATGCCCATAAACTTATTGAAGAGTTTATGCTGTTGGCCAACAAGTGTGTTGCCACACACATCTACAATAAAAAGAAGGGCCCGGAGAAAAACACATTTGTTTACCGTATACACGATTATCCCGATCCGGATCGTGTAAAAGACTTCGCAAACTTTGCCAAGCAATTCGGCCACCGGATAAATGTGGATGAACAATCTATTTCGCGTTCGTTGAACAAACTCATGAACGAAATTGAAGGTAAGCCCGAGCAAAACGTATTGCAACAACTGGCCGTTCGTTCCATGGCCAAGGCAAAATATTCTACAGAAGCGAAAGGACATTTTGGATTAGCCTTCAATCACTATTCTCACTTTACCTCCCCCATCCGCAGGTATCCCGATATGATGGTGCACCGCTTGCTGCAACACTATCTTGATGGAGGAAACCCCGTTAGCAAAACTGAGTATGAGCCTAAGTGCGTACATTCATCCGAACGTGAAAAACGCGCAGCCGATGCCGAGCGTGCCTCCATCAAATACAAGCAGGTAGAATTTATGTCGCTCATGGCCGGTGATAAAGCCTATGACGGATTGATTTCCGGTGTTACCGAGTGGGGTATCTATGTTGAGATTATTGAAACCAAATGTGAGGGCATGATCCGCATGGCCGATATGGATGACGACTACTATGAATTCGATGAGAAGAATTACTGTATTGTCGGCAGACGAAATAAAAAGATTTATACCCTGGGCGACCAGGTTCGGGTGCGCGTAAAGAAAACCGATG
- a CDS encoding type II toxin-antitoxin system RelE/ParE family toxin, producing MAKQISWSPDAKRDYLLIVDYLNAHWSQREVLNFIDRTEEILDLIADNPLLFVSSEKKPGVHRCVIVSQVSMFYRVQHETIELLRFWDNRMDPTKLDY from the coding sequence ATGGCGAAGCAAATTAGCTGGTCCCCAGATGCTAAACGTGACTACCTGCTTATAGTAGATTATTTAAATGCCCACTGGAGCCAACGCGAAGTGCTGAATTTCATTGATCGCACAGAAGAAATACTAGACCTTATTGCGGACAATCCTTTGCTTTTTGTATCCTCTGAAAAAAAACCGGGTGTTCATCGCTGTGTGATCGTAAGTCAGGTAAGCATGTTTTACCGGGTACAGCACGAAACTATTGAATTGCTTCGCTTTTGGGACAACCGCATGGACCCAACAAAACTCGACTATTGA